The nucleotide window CTTATTCTGCACTGAGGAGCTCGACATACGATGTATTCCTAGAATTACAGCATCGAAGAAGCCATAACTGATAATAAGTTACACCTTACCTTCCACTCCTTGACGAGAACAAAGTCGCCCTTATGATCCAATGTGGAGGACAGATTCTCAGCAGGGATTGACGGAGCAGCATGAGAACCAGACAAAAGCTGCTCTTTACCAGAATGTCCAGTCCAGGGCTGGACaggtgaataaaaaaaatttgagaaggAAGGGGGGAGTATAAATCAACCTAAAAACAGCAGGTGTAGAAATTCATACAAAGCCCGGAAAAGCTTACAAAACAAATACCCTTTGTGCCGCCTCGGCGCATTACAGCTGTGAGCGCTGTGCCTATTAAAGGGAAAACAAACAttgtagtcttttttttttatttttttgctaaacAGAGAACTAAACgatctattgctccctgttatcagccactttGGACTTTAGTGTTCATCAAAGGGTTTAGTAACGGAGTCAATTAAAATATCTCCCCCCCCCACGATCACTACTTAGTCTCATCTTTTGTagaatctatctatctctctcctagagggggtggagcatgacacacggATTCTCATTTTTGTGGTCTTTGAATCAATGTATCATGCTCCGCCCACTTAGGTCCTGCTCTAGCCATAACTGTGTAAAagctttgcctggagtgttctttTAAGTGCTTGCTATTAATAAGCGACACCTACTGGTTTAGTTATAGCTACAACCCAAGAGGGTATCATTTCACCTGCTTCGAGGCCACAAGACGTTTCTGTTGGGGAGCACGATTTTATTTTCTGCGCGTCTCATGTGTGGTCCTAATATCCTGAGTAACTTTTGTAAGAAGTTAATACAGAATGATACTCGGCTTTCATTTAACTTTCTTCCCTTTCTATTCGACAGGGGGATTTGGCAAAGAAGAAGATCTATCCCACCTTATGGTGAGTTAAAGACCTGTGTACCCCTACAGTATTCATAACAATGGCCTATTGCATTTGTCTGTCCAACATGATACCTGTGGTGTAAGCGCATGATCGGCAATCACTGTGACAGACTCTGATGCTAATGTGAAAAGAGCCCAAACCTAAAGCTCAGAGGACTCGCCACCATCTTTTTTTTCCTTCATGGGTGGCAATGCTAGGGGCAATACATGCTGCCACTTCTGCGGTAGGAGTGACCACACTGGATCTACACAAGGACCTCTGGATACGGAGTAGTCACCCCTGTCGTTGCTTGGGCTTCTGAAGGACTCTGTGTAGAGTTCCTATTGGTTTACCCACACACATTAGGTAGACCTTGGCCATTATGGGGTATTATTATGCCCGATATCCAATAAATATCCCCTGTTCTTATGTTGCCCATCCTCCAATGTGTATTTTCTATTAAAGCACATTCTGTTTTTTATGTTACATGCTGTGGTTCCTCCACCAATATCCGCTAATCAGAGAATCTCCCCACAGTCTACTCGTCTTGGGGTATTCTCAATCTGAAAAGTTGTCCGGACTGGACTGTACCTTTTACTCTATAGGTAATCTGATTGTTGTGTTACAGGTGGCTCTATAGTGATGGTCTCCTTCCTGAAGACACCTACATAGTTGGTTTTGCACGTTCAAAACTAAGTGTACAGGACATCAGAAAACAGAGCGAGAGTTACCTGAAGGTATGGTGATATGTTGTATAGCTCGCATGTCAGAGTTCAGCTGTGAGGTCAGATGTCTGACACTGGAGTGGAATTAAACTGCTGACTGTTTCTAAGGGCAACCTTCAAAATTCTGAAAGCCGCTTTGGATATGAATTAAATCAAAATTGGTGCAAAATGTTATTGTAATCAATTTGTAAAGCACAGTATTTGTAAAGTTACTCatctttttatgtagatttaggAAATGTATAGAAAGTGGAATTAGATTTTAAAGTGAACATCCATTTTTGGTCTAAATCGATTTCagatgggcccccccccccagtcagcGGTGACTACTCACTCGCCAAGAGGGTGAAGGGTGAATGCTCCAAGTTCTTATAATAGGGGGTAAGGCGTGGGGGCAAGCTAACCATCTAGTTGGCAAAAATAGAACTTCAATTTACTGCAAATGGTAATAAAACTACATTTATACATCAGGAAATTCTATAAAGATCTATTACCTAATATGCTTCTGTTATGACCAAAGATTAGGGAATCCATGGGGCAATCAAATTCTACAGTAAATGGCAGCCTGCATTCTGTAGACCATCTTTAAAGACAATGTAATTTCCACTCTACGATACTCACATTTTCTGCTCATAAAGCGAGACACTCCCATATTAAAAGTTTATTTTCCTTAAAGTGACACAACACTATAAATGCaattatgaagaaaaaaaagtacTGTTCAGCAGTGCCATCTAGTGGTGTATATATAGGAAAGTAGAATATGAGGCAGCACGAGCAATTTAGTGAAAAATAATAATCCGGTTTATTCCACACGCGACGTTTGAGCTCAGTATGAGCCTTTCTCGAGCATAGTGGTATATATCGTTCATTCAGTGTTGTTGTTTAAGCCGTTTATTTGTATGTATTTCAGGTCACTCCAGATGATGCTGAAAAACTGAACGCGTTCTATAAGAGGAACTCCTATGTGTCTGGACAGTACTCAGACGAGGCTTCTTTTAAAGCTCTTAACAAGCACCTACAGTCTTTACCAAATGGAGAAAAGGCCAACCGCCTCTTCTATTTGGCAGTTCCACCGAGTGTGTATCATGATGTGACCCGGAACATCAAAGTGACCTGTATGAGCTCCGTGTACGTATATTGTaatgtgccagccacaatgaatGACTACGATGTCCTTAAATATAAGTGAATATATTTATTCAGCTGTTTCTTAAACCTAATTGGCTtgaggggcggtgcatgacaccaaagagagaatctgtgtcatgcaccgccctctCAGGACCTGCACTGGACGAGGCTCCGCACAGTGGATGCGTTTTGCTTGGAATGCTCCTTTAACTGcgcctctgggaaagctggatggaaACCAATCTGGCTTCCACTACAGCTCCCACGGGTTTTGTTACCTAGCTTTTTTCAGTTTACTGCTCTATGCCAAGCGTCTATGGGCAGGCTGAAATCGGTTCGCCATCACTGCTTTAAAATTAGCGCTCTCAATGTTTTCTGGGGACCCCCTGACCAGGCTCCAGGGATCTCGGTAGGTATTAGATCATTTTAGAATTGTCACTGAAATATGATACACTGGTAACGCACAGACGAGACTCGCTGTCTGACCGATGTGTCAAAGGTCAGGAAATGCGTTTGGTTTGGCACAAGTGTAAAATTAGATAAAATCCAATAATCCGGTTTACTGATTGCTCAGTCAGGTCCTGAAGAGTTTATTGCTCCTCTTCATGCAATAAAGaaaagtcgctgtgtacatagtaCGATGTTGTGACGGCATTCACTATCAACATTATCCTCCCCGCATTTTAAATACCAATTTTGAGAGGTCCCTCTTAGATTTTAGGCCAAGATGCAATCCTGCTAACAGATGAGGGTTACATGTTTTATGTAATATTCGGCTTTGTTCATACTGATGTTATTGGATTTCGTCAGGATTTCTGCTATTCTTGGCACCAAAATCTGTCATAGCTGTatgacgctagtgtgaacagagtcaaATCCTTGCACAGCGGCACTCCCGTGTCCGGAAGGGACCATAGTGTTCATCCTGAGCCCCCTGGTTCATGAAGAACTACTTAGACACATTCAGATCAGTAAGGAGATGGGAGCAGTAGCTCTTTTTTTGTTCTCTTTCCTGACATTTGGTGCCATCTTTGATTTCTGCATCTGCTAAGTGAGTATACTGGTGTAGCCTCCGGTGACTGTGCGTTGGTACTGCAGCATGACAGTCTGGAAACCCATGCTGGGACGGGGCTGGCACTGCAAGCAGGCCGTATATAGGGCATGCTGTCCTGAATAAGTGACACTGCTCTATCTCCATAGAGCCAAGGATTTAGTTTGGTCATCCATGAGTTTGTCAGGCTATTACAATGCAACAGAGTTCATTAAAACTAAAATCTAGACCTATAAACTGGAAGATGTATGCACTTGATACATATGATTATGTAATGGAACATATGAAGTTTCCATTTTGGATGGTGTTATGGTCCCCTTAACAAAAATGGGGGTATTTTTAAATTCCTCTTTTCCTTTTACGTGACATTTACTATTTTGTTTTCTTCGCCTCACAGTGGTTGGAATCGGGTGATTGTAGAAAAGCCATTTGGGAAGGATCTGGAAAGTTCAAACAAGTTATCTGAACACATCGCCGCACTCTACAAAGAAAATCAGATTTACCGTATCGACCACTATTTGGGCAAAGAGATGGTCCAGAACCTCATGGTGCTCAGGTTAGACGCGTGAACTCTAAAAGGGgtagtacaggattagaaaaacgtgacttctttcttccaaaaacaatgccacgcctgtccacaggttatatgtggtattgcagctcggctacattcacttcaatgttgctgagctgcaataccagaaacaacccaTAGAccggtgtggtgctattttttggaagaaagcattcTTGTatttctaattctgtacaaccGCTCTAACCTTCATTAAGTCTCTGCTCTTATACCTGCTTCTGTATAACAACCTTTTGTTGTCTCCTTTAGATTTGCCAACCGGATATTTGGACCTCTATGGAATCGGGACCACATTGCTTCTGTGGTTTTCACATTTAAAGAACCCTTCGGGACTCAGGGGCGTGGGGGATACTTTGATGAATTTGGGATAATCCGGTAGATATTTCACTGATGTAATTGATGTACACAACAGTTGTCTCATCTGGACACTGCCTAATGGTGGCCCTGTCTTCCAGAGATGTCATGCAGAATCACTTGCTGCAGATGATGTGCTTGGTGGCCATGGAGAAACCAGTTTCTACTAACTCAGATGATGTGCGGGATGAGAAGGTAattggttatttattttttttttagggattgTTTGGCAACCTATACCCGGGGGTGTACATGGAGGTGAGGACAGTCCATAGCAAAAATTAAAATGGGGCCCCCTTCTGGTGCTGGGACATGAGGACTTGGGGTTAGCTCCCATCTTCTAGAATTTTCCAGACTACTGGACATCTGTGGTGTCCAGTCGCAATGCAGGAACCTCATCTGGAACATCACATGGTTAAGAaagtaaatttttattaaataattgcTCCCCCCCCCGACCTTGTTCTCTTCACAGGTGAAGGTACTGAAGTGCGTCCCTGAGTTGACCCTTAATAATATTGTATTGGGGCAATATGTGGGCAATCCTGAGGGACAAGGAGAGGCTCAGAAGGGATATTTGGATGACCCCACCGTACCTAAAGGGTCCCTGACCCCAACGTTTGCTACGGCTGTCCTATATGTGAAGAATGAGAGATGGGATGGTAAGGATTTGGTCTTTTTTTCCGTGTAATATGAACAAACTTGGTCGCATTATCTGTATCTGGCGTTTTGATCATTGACGATGGTATATGCAGTCCTTTCCATATAGAGGCTTGGACAGGACGTAGTCTATGATGCATATTCAGGATCttgatgtatatataaatattctATGTGACCATTGTCAACCACGGTATTTAGTTCTGGATGTCTTACCCCATAATTCTCACATCTCAGGTGTTCCATTCATTATGCGCTGTGGAAAGGCCTTGAATGAGAGGAAAGCGGAGGTCCGCCTGCAGTTCCGAGAAGTTCCAGGTGACATTTTCCAAGGGCAGTGCAAGAGGAATGAGCTGGTGATCAGAGTACAACCAGATGAAGCTGTATATACAAAGATGATGACCAAGAAACCTGGAATGTTCTTCAACCCTGAGGAATCCGAGTTAGACTTGACATATGGCAACAGATACAAGGTATCTTATTATTGCATTTAGCAAGTAGATGAGCATAGATTAGACATATTGGGTACAATATACAATCCATATACACTCACATACATTGCACTTTTCAACACCTTTTATAGAATAGATACCACGGTTCAGGACCTCCAGGATGTTCCCTTATTGAGGCTTAATTTACACCTGCCGATAATCGGCCTGTGCATagagtgctgatcaacgagacatcgttgattggcgctcgtttgctcctgtcacatggagttatggatggggatgagcggtcgttactctgatctctcatccccatacattattaacaTGGCGGCAGCGTGTTTacacagcgagatgtgctgctgacaacgatattttacttttttagaacgatacgatcagcagatgattgagtgattgctcgttcatcttctgatcgttcccctgtttacacaggaccattatcggcaacgagcgttctatgtgcCCAATAATCGCACAGTGTAAAAAACCCTTTAGTCGCATCACCATATCATGCGGTGGGCTTGTGCTTCGATGCGGCAGCCAACCTGAAGAagctgagctgcagtataaaAGCCTAAGTAAGGCATAAAGCAGCATCCTAAGCTCCTGATAAGATTTAAGGTGAATTTCAGGTGAATCTCGGACTCCCAATAAACAATCTAGCTAAACTGCCATCGATGAGGTGAGGATCACCCACATGTAGTGACTTTTATAGCATACCTGCGTATTCGTGTTACTTTCCATGTAACATGTAGACAATAAAACTCTAACTTAGAAATGTCCCCATTTTGTAATGTTCTCTACCAGGGTGTGAAGCTGCCAGATGCCTATGAGAGGCTGATTCTTGATGTGTTCTGCGGAAGTCAGATGCACTTTGTGCGCAGGTAAGGCTTCAGCACTTCATGAAAAATTAGGCAAAatgtatcaaaactagtgcaaaggaaaagtggcgcAATTGCTCATAGCAATCGATCctgttattttattttctaaaggTCCCCTGAAAAataagagctggaatctgattggttcttAAGGGCAACTGCTCCCCTTTTCTTTTGCACTAGatttgataaatcttccccattgtgtttGTAGATTTgtccatgacttttttttttttttcttccttttcagCGATGAGTTGAAGGAAGCCTGGAGAATCTTTACTCCTATCCTACATCAACTGGAGAAAGAGAAGATCAAACCTCTGCCCTACAAATATGGGAGGTGAGCAAGTACCTGAAATCCATGTATGCAACCCTGTAAAATGTCATCATCATTGCTTCTAACTAAAGGTTTGGAGATTTTTATAATTCATAATCTCCATCTCCGTACTAGATTGGAAAAGCCATTGGCCCACATCAAGGACTAGctatactgttttgttttttttccccactccCTTCTAGTGGCCCATTTATATTTTGCCCAGGGGCCTAAATCCAGGCATATTTTCCGTTATAGAAGCCTTCCAAGGCAAATGTTTCAGTCTGATGGTCCTGCAGGCATACAATATGTAAAACATATGCTTCATAGACCCGTGTGGGCACATAAGGCATGCTAATGATTCTCTGCGCACACATATTGGATTTATCAACATTTTTACTCcgtttttctggtgtagaaaagccgCAAAAGGGTCTTTGGTCTCTTCCGCCACCACCACTTTTGTGAGAGAGGTGGGGTGGCCTCCGAagcctgacaaatttattaaaatttacgccagaaagctggtggaaatctacgccagctactagctggcatagatttcacactgaggcgtagcaaggtagaggcccttaCCTTGCCCCTCCACGATTTTAGACAATCCCTCCCCCCATCGCACAATAAAAATGAtgctcctcttctcccccctGGGTTCTCATTACTTCAGCGCTGTTCATTCAACATAATGATGCCGGGAAGTGTCAGGTCTTTGTATGCGACGCAGCACGGATTACGTtaaagtgctgcgtcacatataagGCTCTGCTCGGCGTCAGGAACTTGGTGTATGGCGCGTGGCCGGCCAAAACATGCATCCCGTTTCTTAACCGGGTTTCTCTTCATAAATGTGTCGCGGTTTACTCTAACTTTTCTTACTATTTAAGATTGGagtataaaacgccagtcttgTTAAATTTCTCTTAGTACTGCATTATTTTGGATCTCTAAATATACAAAGGAAGTGTTGCTACTAACGCCAACTAGACAGATACCTGCTTTGATTTTTACTCTTTAAGGGGTTGTTCAGATTCAGCAAATTTGTTATTCTTTAACAAATTAAAAGTTAGACAATTTTCCATTATAGTTTCTgtatttaagatctctgcttgttgtcattcagtaggaacattcattgtttacttccagttcatacaattctgtccattgtcatgtgatggtcacacaggtgcacggttcgttacagtatgtgtatcagagctgtgtcttctaactatTCCAGCACCTGTGTATTTTTGTCTAAAATTGAATTAATTACCTGCATCTAATTATTCTCATGGTCTTTCTGCCATATTTCAGCCGGGGTCCTCCAGAAAGTGATGAATTTATACAGAAAGTTGGCTTCCGATATGAAGGAACTTATAAATGGGTAAATCCTAACAAGCTGTGATGGAGTAGTAAAAGTGCCAGCGGGCTCCCCAGAACAACAGACTTCATCCATGAAATCCTTGAGGATCAAAGCACAAGTTCCCTCAGTGCTGGCTTCTCCTTATtccacttttcatcccatgtggccgctTAGTCTTAAAGtgcttaaaggggaattccacttTTGTCAGGTAGGGTGGAAATGACTGGACACCTGTATTATTTAAACTTTGTAATATGAACAGTGTCAACATTTGTTCCCCTAGAGCGGATCTCAAGTCTTAAATTTGACATTGCATTACAATATTAATACAAATGTTTACTTATCAACCCCTACTTGTCAAAAAGTGGAATTTCCCTTTAGGTAACATTCGCTTCCAGTTTACATTTCCTAACACCATTTCCTCCCACGTAATCTCTGACGCTATTATGTATACTGCAATGCCATCGAGCAGATGGACTGATGTTTAGAGATGGCGCTTATATATTTCTATGGCTTCCTTGAGTTTAGGTTGATATATGCCTCTTTCTGTGTTTTTCGTTTGCCTTTGTTTTGATAATTTTGAGATAGTAAATTTGTTCATGCATATCCGGTAATGGCTTCTTTTCTCTTCTGCTACATTTATGCAGCCAGTGCTAATACACAGCCAGTTATAGGGGTTGTATATGGCCAGTTGTTTCAACACTGCTCATCAATATATTGTAAATtttcattaaaggagttgtcccagcAGATTCAAGCTTCTGCGGGGGATCACCCGATCGCCGTGTGTCAGTTTCCTGCAAACAAATGATTTTAACAGGAAGCCACGGCCATCCAGACATTTTTCTTGCAATGACTGCTGCAAGGGAAACTTattacattcatctgaatggccatCAACCTATTAAACAGACCGCTAGAGCAGCTCTCTATTCTGGCTCAAAGAGGGGACCCCTCTATTCTGTCCGTATGCCTTTAATCCTCCACCTAATGTTTAAAGGTTTTGTAGACCTTTTAAaaacgtgttgtttttttaaaataatgtgtcagtgtgattggtgcaactttgtaattccattttattaggaattgtttttactttttgagatacagctgctttgtatcctgtatacagagcagctgtaccgtgagcggagacctgaatccgtccacctgttatacatcacatctaagttaagacCTGGGATGTGATCGCTAACCACTCGATCTGACATgcgggacccgctgtcactgaacccgccaGTCCTGCTGACCCGACTCTCATACAGGTTTTCAcgctagatacaactgctctgtatacaggatacaaagcagatgtatctgaaaaagtaaaaataatttaaatgtaattacaaagttgcaccaatcacactgatatagACATTTGTATTCGACAAAAACAAaccgtttttaaaggtgtacatggcctaTAAAAGGTGAAGGAATGACTCCATGGTTCAAAATATTTAAGGTCCAAGTATGTGCCAAATAATTGGAAGGTTCAAACGTTCTAGAAGATAACATTGGTGGGGGTATAAGAACTTGGTAACAGCCATTACTTAAGGGTAGGGGCAGCGCTCTGTCAAATGCTGAACCCCACTCCCCAGATTTTATCCATTATTCAGCAGGTGCCATTAAACTGGAGTGATGGCGATCCTAAAACAAAGGGATATGGGAGCTTTACAATGCACCACGCACTTTTTGTTTTGAGAATCCCAAGTCACAAACCCCATCAATGCTATGTCAGATGGTAAATTGAGGTGGAATTACCCTTCACCTTtactttaaagggaacttgtcactgGAACAAAGACATGTACAGTAATTTCCGTTGGGCCCACTAAGTGTCCTCCCCCAGTGGAGGACAGGAAAATGTCCTGCCGTGTATGATCCTCCCCATGAGCCTATGCCTTATTCTGATGAATGTGCGTCAAatcggctgtaaaaaaaaaacgccgatCTGCATCCGTGCGTGACCCGTTTTTACGGATCCTTAATCCAGTCTTCTATTGGGGGATCTGTAAAAGCGGACAAAAatgggacgtgtcctattttttcactgggCCGTTCACactgtccgttgaaacaacggctgtttaACCAGCCCCATAGAAaagcatgcagccgtgtgacagccgttaaaaacaacAACGGCAGTCACACTGACTATTtcaatgctcgtctgaatgagggtatgttcacactacctattttcgtccgtttttaaggccataaacgccagaaaaaaggccgaaaaatcgtaagcagaacgcctccaaacatctgcccattgatttcaatgggaaaaccgcgttctgttctgacggagtgtttttcgctgcgttttttacgcgtaaaaaaacggccttgAAAAAAGtgcgggacgtttttggagcagttttccatagactctattgaaaaaagctccaaaaacagccgtaaaaaacgctgcgaaaatcgcaagtggcacaaaaaactttcagccgtaacggcatgtgcaggcgcttgaacgccgcgtccattatggacgtaattggcgctgctattcattggagtcaatgaataacggctccaattacggccaaagaagtgacaggtcacttctttgacgcgggcgtctatttacgcaccgtcatttgacagcggcgcgtaaatatacgcctcatgtgaacagacaaacgtctgcccattgctttcaatgggcagatgtttgtcaacgctattgaggcgctattttcggacgtaattcggggcataaacgcccgaattacgtccgtaat belongs to Rhinoderma darwinii isolate aRhiDar2 chromosome 8, aRhiDar2.hap1, whole genome shotgun sequence and includes:
- the G6PD gene encoding glucose-6-phosphate 1-dehydrogenase isoform X2, coding for MSAVKDQVPLSRSEICGIMREELYSEEDFHQTQTHVFIVVGASGDLAKKKIYPTLWWLYSDGLLPEDTYIVGFARSKLSVQDIRKQSESYLKVTPDDAEKLNAFYKRNSYVSGQYSDEASFKALNKHLQSLPNGEKANRLFYLAVPPSVYHDVTRNIKVTCMSSVGWNRVIVEKPFGKDLESSNKLSEHIAALYKENQIYRIDHYLGKEMVQNLMVLRFANRIFGPLWNRDHIASVVFTFKEPFGTQGRGGYFDEFGIIRDVMQNHLLQMMCLVAMEKPVSTNSDDVRDEKVKVLKCVPELTLNNIVLGQYVGNPEGQGEAQKGYLDDPTVPKGSLTPTFATAVLYVKNERWDGVPFIMRCGKALNERKAEVRLQFREVPGDIFQGQCKRNELVIRVQPDEAVYTKMMTKKPGMFFNPEESELDLTYGNRYKGVKLPDAYERLILDVFCGSQMHFVRSDELKEAWRIFTPILHQLEKEKIKPLPYKYGSRGPPESDEFIQKVGFRYEGTYKWVNPNKL
- the G6PD gene encoding glucose-6-phosphate 1-dehydrogenase isoform X1 codes for the protein MGSRPSVDHKMSAVKDQVPLSRSEICGIMREELYSEEDFHQTQTHVFIVVGASGDLAKKKIYPTLWWLYSDGLLPEDTYIVGFARSKLSVQDIRKQSESYLKVTPDDAEKLNAFYKRNSYVSGQYSDEASFKALNKHLQSLPNGEKANRLFYLAVPPSVYHDVTRNIKVTCMSSVGWNRVIVEKPFGKDLESSNKLSEHIAALYKENQIYRIDHYLGKEMVQNLMVLRFANRIFGPLWNRDHIASVVFTFKEPFGTQGRGGYFDEFGIIRDVMQNHLLQMMCLVAMEKPVSTNSDDVRDEKVKVLKCVPELTLNNIVLGQYVGNPEGQGEAQKGYLDDPTVPKGSLTPTFATAVLYVKNERWDGVPFIMRCGKALNERKAEVRLQFREVPGDIFQGQCKRNELVIRVQPDEAVYTKMMTKKPGMFFNPEESELDLTYGNRYKGVKLPDAYERLILDVFCGSQMHFVRSDELKEAWRIFTPILHQLEKEKIKPLPYKYGSRGPPESDEFIQKVGFRYEGTYKWVNPNKL